In one window of Candidatus Binatota bacterium DNA:
- a CDS encoding LLM class flavin-dependent oxidoreductase — MQLGLNLPIMVPGLDRDRLLDWARRIDAGPFSSIAAGERIFFPNPEIMIALTAAAAVTERVALQTSVVVLPMHAELHVAKQVATLDMLSEGRVVLGVGVGGRPEDYRAFGRPYDRRRLRRMQEQVAVMRAAWRGEETVEALRPLEPRCVQEGGPPVLVGAIDPRSIERAAAWSDGISGFSFGPSSEETELAWNTAREAWKAAGRDSAPRLVTSFWYALGAGARDQLDQVLRRYLAFMGSEMVDAIVPMVLVDSADKLRDAVRRMEDLGTDEVLLVPSTTDPDDVDRVADILGGMVQAGPAA, encoded by the coding sequence ATGCAACTGGGATTGAACCTTCCGATAATGGTGCCGGGCCTCGACCGCGACCGCTTGCTCGACTGGGCCCGCCGTATTGACGCCGGGCCGTTCAGCAGCATAGCCGCTGGCGAGCGCATATTTTTTCCCAACCCGGAGATCATGATTGCCCTGACCGCGGCTGCGGCCGTCACCGAGAGGGTTGCCCTGCAGACCTCGGTGGTGGTGTTGCCCATGCACGCCGAGTTGCACGTGGCCAAGCAGGTAGCCACGCTCGACATGTTGTCAGAAGGGCGCGTGGTGCTGGGCGTGGGCGTGGGTGGTCGCCCAGAGGATTACCGCGCGTTCGGCCGTCCCTACGATCGGCGGCGCCTGCGTCGCATGCAGGAACAGGTGGCCGTCATGCGGGCGGCGTGGCGCGGCGAGGAGACAGTGGAAGCCCTGCGCCCGCTCGAACCGCGCTGCGTGCAGGAAGGCGGGCCGCCGGTGCTCGTGGGCGCCATCGATCCGCGCTCGATTGAACGCGCTGCCGCGTGGTCCGATGGCATATCGGGCTTCAGTTTCGGCCCTTCGAGCGAAGAAACGGAGCTTGCCTGGAACACCGCGCGCGAGGCCTGGAAGGCCGCCGGTCGCGACAGCGCGCCGCGCCTGGTCACGTCCTTCTGGTACGCGCTGGGGGCGGGCGCCCGCGACCAGCTCGACCAGGTGTTGCGTCGCTACCTGGCCTTCATGGGCTCTGAAATGGTGGACGCCATCGTGCCCATGGTCCTGGTCGACTCGGCCGACAAGCTACGCGACGCCGTGCGGCGCATGGAAGACCTCGGGACCGACGAAGTGTTGCTGGTGCCCAGCACCACCGACCCCGACGATGTTGATCGCGTGGCAGATATCCTGGGCGGCATGGTACAGGCGGGCCCGGCGGCGTAG
- a CDS encoding enoyl-CoA hydratase/isomerase family protein gives MLTAAEALACLAAPSSAEDWSPLNGSCPLVIDLASADPTLPLPPAVARALRELACASVAFCPAARGADSPLARAADLVVIDSESLATVEEAVARNPIASLVLVQSLRAEGRSLHEALVAESLAYSTLQAGPEFARWLTQAGEAARGKPTDEGDSAAAVEATREGELLRLELNRPQRHNAFSTALRDALAEALAVVVADDSIARVELRGRGPCFSSGGDLAEFGTLDDPATAHAVRSTRNVGRLLAACGDRVTAFVHGHNLGSGVELPAFAGRVVARPDTSFALPELEMGLLPGAGGTASLPARIGRQRTAWLALSGVTITAQTALDWGLVDEICNWD, from the coding sequence ATGCTGACCGCTGCCGAGGCGCTCGCGTGCCTGGCCGCACCCTCGTCGGCCGAAGATTGGTCGCCGCTCAACGGCAGCTGCCCGCTGGTCATTGACCTTGCTTCTGCAGACCCGACCTTGCCCTTGCCGCCTGCCGTTGCGCGCGCGTTGCGAGAGCTCGCCTGCGCGTCGGTTGCTTTCTGCCCGGCCGCCCGGGGCGCCGACTCACCGCTGGCACGGGCCGCGGATCTCGTGGTCATTGACAGCGAGTCGCTGGCCACCGTAGAGGAGGCGGTCGCCCGCAACCCCATCGCTTCGTTGGTGCTCGTGCAGTCGTTGCGCGCCGAGGGCCGCTCACTGCACGAGGCACTGGTCGCGGAGTCGCTGGCTTACTCCACCCTGCAGGCCGGTCCCGAGTTTGCTCGCTGGCTCACGCAGGCCGGCGAGGCTGCACGTGGCAAGCCGACCGACGAGGGTGACAGCGCGGCGGCAGTCGAGGCGACGCGAGAGGGAGAGTTGCTCAGGCTTGAGCTCAATCGCCCGCAGCGCCACAATGCTTTTTCTACTGCCCTGCGCGACGCCCTGGCCGAGGCCCTGGCGGTGGTGGTGGCCGACGATTCTATAGCCCGCGTTGAGCTGCGCGGTCGCGGCCCGTGTTTTTCGAGCGGCGGGGACCTGGCCGAGTTCGGCACGCTGGATGATCCGGCAACTGCCCACGCGGTACGAAGCACGCGCAACGTGGGCAGGTTGCTGGCGGCTTGCGGCGACCGGGTGACAGCCTTCGTGCACGGTCACAACCTGGGCTCGGGTGTAGAGCTGCCGGCCTTTGCCGGCCGCGTGGTGGCCCGCCCCGACACGAGCTTCGCGTTACCCGAACTGGAGATGGGCCTGCTGCCGGGAGCCGGCGGTACAGCGAGCCTGCCCGCGCGCATAGGCCGACAGCGCACGGCCTGGCTGGCCTTGAGCGGGGTAACGATTACTGCCCAAACGGCACTGGACTGGGGATTGGTGGACGAAATATGCAACTGGGATTGA